From the genome of Cryomorphaceae bacterium 1068:
TCGCTTGGCTTAAAGCTTTGGAGCAGTTTTTCTACGTAAGCAGAAGAGCCTTCGGTGGTGAGAAACTCACCCGTTGAAATATCGAGGAAGCTCACTCCCGCCTTTTCTTTTCCAAAGTGAACTGCCGCCAAGAAGTTATTCGACTTGTGATCGAGCACTTGGTCATTGTAGGCCACTCCCGGAGTTACCAGTTCGGTAACTCCGCGTTTCACGATGCTCTTGGTCATTTTCGGATCTTCCAGCTGATCGCAAATAGCAACGCGGTAACCCGCTCGAACCAACTTTGGTAAATAGGTATCAAGCGAATGATGTGGAAATCCTGCCAACTCGATATGAGCAGCTGCGCCGTTTTTCCGCTTGGTGAGGACAATTCCTAAAACATTGGAAACCGTAATGGCATCTTTTCCAAAAGTCTCGTAGAAATCTCCTACCCGAAAAAGCAGCAATGCATCGGGATACTTGGCCTTAACACCAAGGTATTGCTTCATCAAAGGGGTTTCCTTTGGTTCGTTTGCCTTTGTGCTCTTTGGCTTTGCCTTTGTTTTGGTAGTATCCACGCGCTGTTTATTCCTTGTTCACGAAAATACCAATACCTTTCCGGAAGGAAAAAATGCAGGATTTCTAGTTTTCAATTCTTATGAACAAGAAGGTACCAAACGAAGCGCTGAATCGCTTAACGGAAAAAGAATTCAAGAATGCAGCTAAGACCCCTGTTGTGGTGGTGTTGGACAACGTGAGAAGCGCTCAAAATGTTGGTTCTGTTTTTCGCACTAGCGATGCATTCAGGTTGGAAAAGATTTGCCTTTGTGGAATTACTCCTACTCCCCCTTCCCGAGAAATGAACAAGACTGCCCTTGGAGCGACAGAATCTGTTGACTGGGAATACTTCGCCGATACGATTTCTTGTCTCGACATATTATTCGAACAAGGTTTTGAATGTATTGCCGTGGAGCAAACTGAGAATTCAGAAAAACTTGGCGACTTTAAAATTGAAAGCGAAAAAAAATATGCCTTGATTCTAGGCAATGAGGTGGACGGTGTAGATCAAGAAGTAATTGATCGATGCCCCAAAAGCCTCGAAATACCACAGATTGGGACAAAACATTCGATCAATATTTCCGTATGTACCGGCATTACCATTTGGGAATTTTATCGTCAGATAAAAACTGAGGGTTCGTAGAACTTGTATTTCTTATATTCGTCCCTTTATCTTTGATAGCTGTGAATAAGTTTTGTCGGTACGTTTTTCTAATTCTGTTCATCTCCTCCTTTTCGGGAGTGAATGCTCAGTATTTCAGCGGGCAAACTTCGTACTGGAAGAGCCAGCGCCACAGTTTCGGAATGGGCCTCGGTGCTTCTTTCTTTTTGGGCGAACTCGGTGGAAGAGACCAAATAGGGACGGACTTCATCTATGACTTAGAAATATCGAAGACTCGTCCTGCCCTACAACTCATGTATCGATACCAATTGGGAAGCCGATTTTATGCGAAAGCTCAATTTGCTTTTGCCTATATAGGTGGGAATGATGCACTGACAGAAGAGATATTCAGGAGAAATCGGAATCTAAGTTTTCGATCAAACATATTTGAATTTTCTATTCAAGGAGAGTTTGATGTGATCGACTTTACTCCAAAAAATCGCTACGGA
Proteins encoded in this window:
- a CDS encoding RNA methyltransferase, whose translation is MNKKVPNEALNRLTEKEFKNAAKTPVVVVLDNVRSAQNVGSVFRTSDAFRLEKICLCGITPTPPSREMNKTALGATESVDWEYFADTISCLDILFEQGFECIAVEQTENSEKLGDFKIESEKKYALILGNEVDGVDQEVIDRCPKSLEIPQIGTKHSINISVCTGITIWEFYRQIKTEGS